A single Anopheles arabiensis isolate DONGOLA chromosome 2, AaraD3, whole genome shotgun sequence DNA region contains:
- the LOC120896374 gene encoding uncharacterized protein LOC120896374 yields the protein MAGGENEEQSEIVEQEEEVVEELEEALEELQEEEMEEETDVSRISVLSQSFEPRMSSIEEETDATSAAQEPARETTPSVTAGGPQYERIEKLARPKVAHLEETLERHGRRMKDAAIERIKGLISELRGTEKLASAEEQQSAIKLPRNSELIYKNLHCSLRKVAFETLANRIFDKMPELIVKMQHNRPQRLAPETKVLYDTLQVTLQCYLGLPESEHEARIFEQLCYGLTKFVENIIEQVHQEQQERDDAEGGKLRYPVAVELGRKAYKERQMRTGN from the exons ATGGCCGGTGGGGAAAATGAAGAGCAATCCGAAATCGTGGAACAGGAAGAGGAAGTGGTAGAAGAGCTGGAGGAAGCGCTGGAAGAGCTGCAAGAAGAAGAGATGGAGGAAGAAACGGACGTTTCCCGTATATCCGTACTGTCGCAATCCTTCGAGCCACGAATGTCGAGCATTGAAGAAGAGACCGATGCGACATCAGCCGCGCAAGAACCTGCTCGCGAAACGACACCCTCCGTCACTGCTGGAGGGCCTCAGTATGAGCGCATAGAGAAGCTGGCACGCCCGAAGGTGGCCCATCTGGAGGAAACGCTCGAAAGGCACGGTAGACGAATGAAGGACGCGGCGATCGAGCGTATAAAGGGACTGATCAGCGAGCTGAG AGGGACGGAAAAGCTAGCATCGGCGGAAGAACAACAGTCCGCCATTAAACTGCCCCGAAATTCCGAGCTGATCTACAAAAATTTGCATTGCAGTTTGCGCAAGGTAGCGTTCGAAACGTTGGCCAATCGGATATTCGACAAAATGCCCGAGCTAATTGTAAAGATGCAGCACAACCGTCCCCAGCGGCTGGCACCGGAAACGAAAGTGCTGTACGATACGTTGCAGGTCACGCTGCAGTGCTACCTGGGGCTGCCGGAGAGCGAGCACGAGGCGCGTATTTTCGAACAGCTGTGCTACGGGTTGACCAAGTTCGTGGAGAACATCATTGAGCAAGTGCATCAGGAGCAGCAGGAACGGGATGATGCGGAGGGTGGCAAGTTACGCTATCCGGTTGCGGTTGAGCTGGGTAGAAAAGCGTACAAGGAGCGTCAGATGAGAACgggcaattaa
- the LOC120895497 gene encoding DNA repair protein complementing XP-C cells homolog, with protein sequence MEAENVKHEAENEQDADDDEGDEASHASSVGDFSASEDEWTPAKEEQTKVAEKSAPKRKSKAQPAKKPIVPARVSRRIAAKRGIVLPEEPETAELPANAQSIPAPSSSEDESASEEEKKAPKRAKRKPVRRKGKPPARQKSPSADDEPIKLTTFTVEQLYRKYRPDLAHPERPSTSKAPAAPPTKRTKPNSAAGDGTGDESESSGDDYLVDPSELDLNSDFFRPSEQEKEQRHAVNLYFDCNAGVELTDSEEEEDASDRVVGGESSTTAVDNERLLADVELGKKLIQQINQSSEAYVQMVRLAEAATARNVPPQGGNDPGAGSSKAGKGKEATAESRQQEDIDRLLVAGEKLPGREGKGLTAGFGRTDFVKVAPSKPAAKADTPKEIEITLKLGAEGDGKGGSQKRTFDVLTALKRFMNREKRTSQINVHKVALLCWIGHGTYVNSVLRKPSLMRFALKKLLPGVMGQTSAANRPNGLTNVRYFQELTRYYRRTVTLKDDTMFYRQRQHPALGKFLIFAIAKKATYCRRDYILLFVLMLRIVGVHARLIIAPPVPPKHVPSDQLYKMNPKTPQEMAMERKLLEDFRQAPRDSMVYVAKQKLRALIAKQKDSTGKGVKRRAAGGGFSIPQLDGGADEPSLLARDKKQKLKLMKGSFLRVENNRKPALPVEGDDEEEQSAVPDEVQQRRQRILAAYRARAARLASKKEKDAKRKGDDGKKKANGKVGCGVDYWVEVFCEHEDKWITIDVLKGSVYNLEDIVKQATQPIAYVLAWNNDGTIKDVSPRYISRLGSKKSKLRVEDAWLEKALRPYRGKRTKRDLIEDVKFDRLLNKRPFPEQIGEYKNHPKYAIERYLLRNEAIYPRDAPILGHIRDEPIYLRDCVHTLHSRESWLRQAKTVRLHEEPYKVVKAKAKYDRFTGAAITGQTVELFGEWQVQDYVPPVAKDGLVPRSAYGNVDLFQPCMLPKGTVHLQLPGLNRICRRMRIDCAQAITGFEYRNGGCQAVYDGFVVCEEFRDRLLDEWYAEQVELQEKEDERRRKRIYGNWRRLIMGLCIRKKLKDRYNFDNM encoded by the exons ATGGAAGCTGAAAACGTGAAGCATGAGGCAGAAAACGAGCAGGATGCCGACGATGATGAAGGTGATGAAGCATCGCATGCTTCCTCCGTTGGTGATTTTTCCGCCAGCGAAGATGAATGGACACCGGCAAAGGAAGAGCAAACCAAGGTTGCAGAAAAAAGTGCACCGAAAAGAAAATCGAAAGCCCAACCGGCTAAAAAACC CATTGTGCCGGCCCGTGTGTCGCGAAGGATAGCCGCCAAGAGGGGTATCGTTTTGCCGGAAGAGCCAGAAACTGCCGAACTGCCGGCCAATGCCCAATCCATTCCAGCGCCAAGCTCCAGCGAGGATGAATCGGCTAGCGAGGAGGAAAAGAAAGCGCCCAAAAGAGCGAAAAGGAAACCAGTCCGTAGAAAGGGGAAACCACCCGCACGCCAGAAATCACCTTCCGCTGACGATGAACCGATCAAGCTGACCACATTCACGGTGGAGCAGCTGTATCGTAAATATCGTCCGGATTTGGCACATCCCGAACGGCCGAGCACTTCGAAGGCACCTGCCGCTCCTCCGACGAAGCGTACTAAACCCAACTCAGCGGCCGGCGATGGTACGGGCGATGAGTCTGAGAGCAGTGGCGATGATTATTTGGTCGACCCGAGCGAGTTGGACTTGAATTCGGACTTTTTTCGACCATCCGAGCAGGAGAAGGAACAGCGGCATGCGGTCAATCTTTACTTCGACTGTAATGCCGGTGTCGAGTTGACCGATTccgaggaagaggaagatgcAAGCGACCGGGTCGTCGGGGGAGAATCAAGCACAACGGCGGTAGACAATGAGAGACTACTGGCCGATGTAGAGTTGGGCAAGAAGCTtattcagcaaatcaatcaatcCAGCGAAGCGTACGTCCAAATGGTCCGGCTAGCGGAAGCAGCAACGGCACGGAACGTGCCACCGCAGGGCGGCAATGATCCGGGTGCAGGGTCATCGAAGGCGGGCAAGGGCAAAGAAGCTACCGCGGAATCCCGTCAGCAAGAAGATATCGATCGGCTGCTGGTCGCGGGCGAGAAGTTGCCCGGTCGGGAGGGAAAAGGTCTTACCGCCGGCTTTGGTAGGACTGATTTTGTGAAGGTAGCACCGTCCAAACCGGCGGCCAAGGCGGACACGCCAAAGGAGATCGAAATTACGCTCAAACTCGGCGCGGAAGGGGACGGTAAGGGTGGCTCGCAGAAGCGCACCTTCGACGTGCTGACCGCGCTGAAACGGTTCATGAACCGCGAGAAACGCACCAGCCAGATAAACGTCCACAAGGTGGCACTGCTCTGCTGGATCGGGCACGGCACGTACGTGAACAGTGTGCTGCGCAAACCGTCGCTGATGCGCTTCGCCCTGAAGAAGCTGCTGCCGGGCGTGATGGGCCAGACGAGCGCGGCCAACCGTCCGAATGGGCTGACCAATGTGCGGTACTTCCAGGAGCTGACGCGCTACTACCGGCGCACCGTCACGCTCAAGGACGATACGATGTTTTACCGCCAGCGGCAGCATCCGGCCCTTGGGAAGTTTCTTATATTCGCGATCGCGAAAAAGGCCACCTACTGCCGGCGGGACTACATACTGCTGTTTGTGCTGATGCTGCGGATAGTGGGCGTCCATGCGCGGCTAATCATTGCCCCGCCCGTTCCCCCGAAACACGTCCCATCCGATCAGCTCTACAAGATGAACCCGAAAACACCGCAGGAGATGGCGATGGAGCGGAAGCTGCTGGAAGACTTCCGGCAGGCACCGCGCGACAGCATGGTGTACGTGGCGAAACAGAAGCTGCGTGCGTTGATCGCAAAGCAGAAGGATTCCACCGGCAAGGGCGTTAAGCGGAGAGCGGCTGGTGGTGGATTTTCCATACCGCAGCTCGATGGCGGTGCGGATGAGCCGTCACTGTTGGCACGTGACAAGAAGCAAAAGCTCAAGCTTATGAAGGGTTCCTTTTTGAGGGTGGAAAACAATCGGAAACCGGCGCTGCCGGTGGAGGGGGACGATGAAGAGGAACAGAGTGCAGTGCCGGATGAGGTGCAGCAAAGGCGGCAGCGCATATTGGCCGCGTATCGGGCACGGGCAGCACGGCTTGCCAGCAAGAAGGAAAAAGACGCCAAACGAAAGGGTGACGATGGTAAGAAGAAGGCGAATGGAAAGGTGGGTTGTGGAGTGGACTACTGGGTGGAGGTGTTTTGTGAGCACGAGGACAAATGGATCACGATCGATGTGCTTAAAGGGAGCGTATATAATCTCGAGGATATTGTG AAACAAGCAACGCAACCAATCGCGTACGTCCTGGCCTGGAACAATGACGGCACAATCAAGGACGTCTCACCCCGTTACATCTCCCGGCTCGGTAGCAAGAAGAGTAAACTGCGCGTCGAAGACGCCTGGTTAGAGAAAGCGCTCCGACCGTACCGTGGCAAGCGCACCAAGCGAGATCTGATCGAAGACGTCAAGTTCGATCGATTGCTCAACAAGCGGCCCTTCCCGGAGCAGATCGGCGAGTACAAAAACCATCCCAAATACGCAATCGAGCGGTATCTGCTGCGGAACGAAGCAATCTACCCGCGGGATGCGCCCATCCTCGGTCACATACGCGACGAACCGATCTATCTGCGGGACTGCGTGCACACGCTCCACTCGCGCGAGTCCTGGTTACGACAGGCGAAAACGGTTCGCCTACACGAGGAACCGTACAAGGTGGTAAAGGCGAAGGCAAAGTACGACCGCTTTACCGGGGCAGCCATTACCGGGCAGACGGTGGAACTGTTCGGTGAGTGGCAGGTACAGGACTACGTACCGCCGGTCGCAAAGGATGGGCTGGTGCCACGCAGCGCGTACGGCAATGTGGACCTGTTTCAGCCGTGCATGCTACCGAAGGGTACGGTGCATTTGCAGCTGCCCGGGCTGAATCGAATCTGTCGCCGGATGCGGATCGACTGTGCGCAGGCCATCACTGGGTTCGAGTACCGGAACGGAGGCTGCCAGGCGGTGTACGATGGGTTCGTGGTGTGCGAAGAGTTTCGCGACCGGCTACTGGACGAATGGTACGCGGAGCAGGTCGAGCTGCAGGAGAAGGAGGACGAACGGCGCCGGAAGCGTATCTATGGGAACTGGCGACGGTTGATCATGGGGCTGTGCATACGGAAGAAGCTGAAGGATCGGTACAATTTCGATAACATGTGA
- the LOC120896375 gene encoding calcyclin-binding protein, producing MSREAIENLTLDLEEMRKLAGSAQRSRVQQMLAIDIRKLETDIQRQRDLLAAQAASSEQTVARPVQTSVPGDVRRYQVELKEYAWDQSDKFIKIFVTVNGVQQVPEDNVNVEFTENSFQLVISDLNNKDYIFVVNNLLNSIDAEKSYRRVKSDMVAIYLAKQGPAKWAHLTLTAKRLQDLKDERMSDGKKATSDDPSAGLMNIMQQLYESGDPETKRMINKAWHESQTKQKMPTLE from the exons ATGTCTCGtgaagcgatcgaaaat CTGACGCTGGACCTGGAGGAGATGCGCAAGCTGGCAGGGAGTGCCCAGCGCAGCCGGGTGCAACAGATGCTGGCCATCGACATTCGCAAGCTGGAGACGGACATACAGCGGCAGCGGGATCTGCTTGCCGCCCAGGCGGCCAGCAGCGAACAGACCGTTGCCCGACCGGTCCAGACCTCCGTCCCCGGTGACGTCCGGCGCTATCAGGTCGAGCTGAAGGAGTACGCGTGGGACCAGAGCGACAAGTTTATCAAAATCTTCGTGACGGTGAACGGCGTGCAGCAGGTGCCGGAAGATAACGTGAACGTGGAGTTTACCGAAAACTCGTTCCAGCTGGTGATTAGCGATCTGAACAACAAGGACTACATCTTCGTCGTGAACAACCTGCTCAACTCGATCGACGCGGAAAAGAGCTACCGGCGCGTCAAGTCCGACATGGTGGCGATCTACCTGGCCAAGCAGGGACCGGCCAAGTGGGCCCACCTGACGCTGACCGCCAAGCGGCTGCAGGACCTGAAGGACGAACGGATGTCGGACGGGAAGAAGGCGACGAGCGACGATCCGTCCGCGGGCCTGATGAACATTATGCAGCAGCTGTACGAGTCGGGCGACCCGGAAACGAAGCGCATGATCAACAAGGCATGGCACGAGTCGCAGACGAAGCAAAAAATGCCTACCCTGGAGTAG
- the LOC120895498 gene encoding uncharacterized protein LOC120895498, translated as MRKTMAPTRSVHFIDSETISKQIFTPARYNLPLFLCKKLNVRSTSVERNTKQQCTRKLEQASLLQRMAKYHVNELTKDRHKKKSSPITQPQPPSCSAVHTRRRCSTHRFAWPDCPRPLRDGRKEWCLPPGRYRLGGSLADLANQSTGGGSKAVRDGPTKGGFGCGGATGTNSSQRHPVDINTINLPAEMNKLLHPRKYFVGKIRPGDRMTDRPTLRLALTEPTVCYRDPHHPGPGNYDPEKPQLPSRPGQAVNKQRPLPPCCYTYDLYCREPFFRPPPGRYDIRDALPPHASDQSQPITVQPIPPIRYGKATIRLNSIDIPVRPRKGRRNMKVAFLSGTARFRDRDFMPIGGLGKATPAGGSFTGKRLEKQQEKTPAATSTSKRSASPLLAPTSPPRDWLEGAERVSTGGERSATPRSSQVEQVEGQLEGEDTVEDKAERAGVSEDLIEVLVTYGISRGDLPPLSRHKIPTKFFTVPKLARTGPVALV; from the exons ATGCGGAAAACGATGGCGCCCACCAGGTCCGTCCATTTTATTGATAGTGAAACGATTTCGAAGCAAATATTTACCCCGGCCCGGTACAATCTGCCACTGTTTCTGTGCAAAA AGCTGAACGTTCGATCGACTTCTGTCGAAAGgaatacaaaacaacaatgtACCAGAAAGCTCGAGCAGGCCTCACTGTTGCAGCGCATGGCGAAATATCATGTGAATGAACTGACGAAAG ACCGGCACAAAAAGAAGTCATCACCAATTACTCAACCCCAACCGCCCAGCTGCTCAGCTGTGCACACGCGCCGTCGATGTAGTACGCACCGATTTGCATGGCCCGACTGTCCCAGACCGTTGCGTGATGGGCGCAAGGAGTGGTGCCTACCACCGGGCAG ATATCGATTAGGTGGAAGTCTCGCAGATTTAGCTAACCAATCAACAGGTGGCGGCAGCAAAGCAGTACGGGACGGCCCCACTAAAG GTGGATTCGGATGCGGAGGCGCCACCGGCACGAACAGCAGCCAGCGCCACCCGGTGGACATCAACACGATCAACCTACCGGCCGAGATGAATAAGTTATTGCATCCGCGCAAATACTTTGTCGGTAAAATACGACCCG GTGATCGCATGACCGACCGTCCCACGCTGCGTTTGGCCCTAACTGAACCGACGGTTTGCTACCGCGATCCGCACCATCCCGGTCCCGGCAACTACGATCCGGAAAAGCCACAACTCCCATCACGTCCCGGACAAGCGGTCAACAAGCAGCGCCCTCTTCCGCCGTGCTGCTACACGTACGATCTATACTGCCGGGAGCCATTCTTCCGTCCACCTCCGGGCCGGTACGACATCCGTGACGCGCTGCCACCACACGCTTCCGACCAATCACAGCCAATCACGGTACAACCGATCCCACCGATACGGTACGGCAAGGCAACGATTCGTTTGAACTCGATCGACATTCCCGTCCGACCCCGGAAGGGACGCCGTAACATGAAGGTGGCATTTCTGAGCGGAACTGCCCGGTTTCGGGATCGCGACTTTATGCCTATCGGTGGGCTGGGCAAAGCGACGCCAGCAGGAGGAAGTTTCACTGGCAAGCGCCTGGAAAAGCAGCAGGAGaaaacaccagcagcaacatcaacatcaaagaGATCAGCCAGTCCGCTGCTCGCACCAACCTCACCACCTCGAGACTGGCTGGAAGGGGCAGAGCGTGTATCAACCGGCGGAGAGCGGAGTGCTACACCAAGGTCGTCACAAGTCGAACAGGTGGAAGGCCAGCTGGAAGGGGAGGATACCGTCGAGGATAAAGCGGAACGAGCTGGAGTAAGTGAGGATTTGATTGAAGTGCTTGTCACATACGGGATCAGCCGGGGAGACCTGCCACCATTGTCCAGGCACAAGATACCGACGAAATTCTTCACAGTTCCTAAACTAGCTCGTACGGGACCGGTGGCATTGGTTTAA
- the LOC120898471 gene encoding dual specificity protein phosphatase MPK-4, which produces MSMNEGIAVVTKVVSTGVRRAPEPATVLTREDLDAGPVSLDEIEPGLWLGNASAAADVGTLERHTIRSILSVDSVPLPVHITDHPNLRVRHIQAADVPREDLIRHFEDSNRFIADSLAEGRHVLVHCYFGVSRSATIMIAYIMQKYRLGYEAAFQRVKAKRRFVMPNPGFVNQLKLYGRMAYRIDRTNERYKLFRLRLAGDNVRKAKRLPTECMDVVKPDPGVTQESPEPYVYRCRKCRRVVASRSNLLLHKPKSAMVAQSPAKVGREPEATLEEEEEEGEQEEHEGTGGDGAESGSRPQGADGENVADGTMATGSSAVDGSGVNELGEKVRRCSISSEHSNRSSEKDTPMCNKIFFIEPLAWMTDIYRNTQGRLYCPKCTVKLGSFNWVMATKCPCGAEIFPAFYLVPSKTEYSTVVQNVQVTV; this is translated from the exons ATGTCCATGAACGAGGGCATTGCAGTGGTCACGAAGGTGGTATCGACCGGTGTGCGCCGTGCCCCGGAACCGGCCACGGTGCTAACGCGCGAAGATCTTGACGCGGGCCCGGTCAGCTTGGACGAGATCGAACCGGGCCTGTGGCTGGGCAATGCGTCCGCCGCGGCCGACGTCGGCACGCTGGAAAGGCACACCATCCGGAGCATCCTGTCGGTGGATTCCGTGCCGCTGCCGGTCCACATCACCGACCATCCGAATCTTCGCGTGCGCCACATCCAGGCGGCCGACGTGCCCCGCGAAGACCTGATACGGCACTTCGAGGACAGCAATCGGTTCATCGCGGACAGCCTGGCCGAGGGTCGCCACGTGCTGGTGCACTGCTACTTCGGCGTGAGCCGCAGTGCCACGATTATGATTGCGTACATCATGCAAAAGTATCGGCTCGGGTACGAGGCCGCCTTCCAGCGGGTGAAGGCGAAGCGGCGCTTCGTGATGCCGAATCCGGGCTTCGTCAATCAGCTCAAGCTGTACGGGCGCATGGCGTACCGGATCGATCGCACGAACGAGCGGTACAAACTATTCCGCCTGCGGCTGGCGGGGGACAACGTGCGGAAAGCGAAACGGCTGCCGACGGAGTGCATGGACGTGGTGAAGCCGGACCCGGGCGTTACGCAGGAATCGCCCGAACCGTACGTGTACCGGTGCCGCAAGTGTCGGCGGGTGGTTGCGTCCCGGAGcaacctgctgctgcacaaacCGAAATCGGCCATGGTGGCACAGTCGCCGGCAAAGGTTGGCCGCGAACCGGAAGCTACACTcgaagaagaggaggaggagggggagcAAGAGGAGCATGAAGGGACTGGTGGCGACGGTGCTGAGAGTGGCAGCAGACCGCAAGGTGCTGATGGGGAAAATGTGGCAGACGGTACCATGGCAACGGGATCATCAGCTGTGGACGGTAGCGGGGTGAACGAGCTGGGCGAGAAAGTGCGCCGCTGTTCGATTAGCAGCGAGCATAGCAACCGGTCGTCGGAGAAGGATACGCCGATGTGCAACAAAATATTCTTCATCGAGCCGCTCGCCTGGATGACGGACATCTACCGCAACACGCAGGGCCGGCTGTACTGTCCGAAGTGTACGGTCAAGCTGGGCAGCTTCAACTGGGTAATGG CCACCAAATGTCCGTGCGGAGCGGAAATATTTCCTGCGTTTTATCTTGTCCCCTCGAAAACGGAATACTCGACCGTGGTTCAAAACGTGCAAGTGACGGTGTAA